GACGATTATCTGCAGCTTCCCGCCAATGTGGGGAACAGCACTGACTTTACCTTTGCTGCCTGGGTCTATTGGTACGGGGGTGGCCGGTGGCAGCGCATTTTTGACCTCGGTGACTTGTTGAATCTCAAATACCTTTATCTCAGCCCGGATGTGGGGGGCTCCATGCGTTTCACCATCACCGACAACGGCTGGAACAGTGAGCAGCGCCTCAACGCTCCCGTGCTGGCCACTGGCGTCTGGACCCATGTGGCGGTGACCCTCGGTGGGACCACCGGGAAACTATTCATCAACGGCAGACTGGTGGCTTCCAACTCTTCCATGACGATCAATCCTGACAGTCTCGGAGTGCAGTACAATTACCTTGGCCACAGCCGGTTTGCCGCCGATCCCAATTTTTACGGACTAATGGATGATGTTCGATTTCTGACTTCGGCGCTGTCCGATGCCACCGTGGCCGCCCTGGCGGCGAGCCTGCCGCCCAACTTCAATATCACACAGTTGGCCGTTCCGGACGCTTTCGCGTTCTGTGCCTATACCAACAGCATTGCCGCTTCCGCGTTTGGCGGTGTCGGTGCTCGAACTTTCAGCAAAATGGATGGCCCCGCCTGGCTGAACGTGGCTGCGGACGGCACATTAAGCGGTGTCCCCACGGCGGCCGATGTAGGCTGGAATCGTTTCGTGGTACGGGTGACCGATGAGGCGGGGGGAGCGCACATGGCAGAATTGGCCCTGACCGTTACCAACCTTTCCGGCCTGCCCGCCACTACCACCGCCCGCATCAACGGCAGCGCCCAAGATGCGGAGGAGGCTGCCAATGGCGCCGTGAATCTCACCAGCACGGACCTGGAACTGGTGGAGGACGGGGGGCCGCAAATTGTTGGTCTGCGATTTGAGTTGCAGGTACCGCAAGGCGCCATCATCACCGATGCGCGCCTTCAATTCACTGCTGACGAATCGCAGAGCGGGCCCACCTTGCTATACATCGCCACCGAGGCCGCAGACTCTGCGGCTGGGTTCACCAACATCACGGGCAACCTCAGCGCCCGCGTCCGAAATGAGCTGACTGTGCCTTGGGCGCCCGGCCCTTGGAGCGCTGGTGATGCGGGCGTTGCGCAGCAGACGCCCAATCTCGCTGGTCTGGTGCAAGCGGTGGTGTCCCGTCCCGGCTGGCAGCCAGGCAACGGCATTGTTTTTCTCATCATTGGCAGTGGGCATCGCACAGCCGACGCCTATGACAAATCCGGCGGCAGCCCGGCCGTGCTAACGGTCAGTTTCCTCACGCCCACGCCATTGTACTCTGTGACAGCTACCATTAGCCACGGCACCAACGATGCTGAACAAGCCGTCTCCGGCACCGTGAACCTTACCAGCACCGACCTTGAGCTGGTCAATGACAGTGCCACGAGCGCCGGTGACCAATTGGTGGGTCTGCGTTTCGACAATCTCGCGATACCGCCCGGCGCGCTTATCACCAGCGCGTATCTGCAATTCACCGCCGATGAGACCAACGACAGCCCTACCGTACTCACCATCCGTGCGGAGGCGGCTGATTCGGCGGCGGGCTTCCTTGTCCTGACCAACAACCTTGGCGCGCGTCCAGTGACTCAGGCCAGTGTTGCGTGGACGCCAGCCCCGTGGACCGTCTTGAACGAGCGCGGCCTGCGGCAGCGCACGCCTGACCTGGCGCCACTATTGCAGGAGGTGGTCGCACGGCCTGGCTGGACCAATGGCGGCGCGGTTGTGATGCTTGTCTCCGGCACGGGCCGTCGGACTGCTGATGCTGCCGATAAAAGCGGCGGGCAGCCCGCCACCCTCACGGTTTTTTACCGCCAAGAGGTTCCGTTGGGTACTTACGAACGCTGGGCCGCCGGTCGAGTGGAGGTTAACACGCCGACCGAGGATGGGGACCGGGACGGCTACGCCAATTTAATGGAATACGCTCTCGGCTTGAACCCAACCGTGCCGGAGGCCGGAGCGTTGTCTGTTGGGGGCGATGCCGCCACATGGCACTTAATCTACCTCCGACCCGCCCTGGTCAACGACCTGAGTTACACGGTGGAATGGGCGGATTCCCTTGACGGCATGTGGAGCAGTGCGGGGGTGGTGCAGGAAATCATTGCCGACGACGGCGTGTTCCGGCGCGTCCGCGCCACTGTTCCCAAGGGTGAGGGTAGTCAACGTTTTGTGAGGTTGAAGGTGACTAAACCCTGAATTCGAGCAGGCTGAAATTGAATTCGCTGGCGGTTAACAGAATGGCCGCTTCCGTGGCGATGGCCAGGCGTGGGGGCATTTCGCACTGGCAGGCGGTTTGTGGCTCCCGGGTGAACGGTGGCTTGACACTGGTTGGGGCTGGCCCCTAACGTTTGACTGTAAATGGCGCGGATGTCACCCCGGATTTACATGGCAAGGGGTCTTTTCCGCCCGTGGCAACAGATTAACGACATTTTATGGCAACCACCATTTTGGTTGGCGCCCAATGGGGCGACGAGGGCAAGGGCAAAATTATTGACGTGCTGACGGAGTCGGCAGACCTGGTCGTGCGCACGCAGGGCGGCAACAATGCGGGACATACGGTCATTCTGAAGGGCGTGAAGTATGTTTTGCACCTGGTGCCTTCGGGCATTTTGCACCAGGGCAAGGTATGCGTGGTGGGCAATGGGGTGGTGGTGGACCCCATCAGTTTATGCGAGGAAATTGATGGCCTGGAAAAACTGGGGATTAAGGTGACCCCGCAAAACCTGGCCTTGAGCGAGACGGCGCATGTGGTGTTTCCCTACCATCGCGAGCTGGATGCGCAGCGCGAAGTGCTCAAGGGACGCCAGAAAATCGGCACCACCAAACGCGGTATCGGCCCGGCGTATGGCGATAAAGCGGCGCGGGTGGGACTGCGGCTGCTGGATTTGGTGCAGCCAGAGCGTTTTGCTGCGGCGTTGAAGACGCGCATCAAGGAAAACAATGAAGTGCTGAAAGCCTTTGGCGCCAAGCCCTTGTCCTATAAAAAGGTGTTGGCCGACTATCAGGCGGCCGCGGAGCGGCTGAAGCCCTTCGTGACCAACACGGTTGTCTTGCTGAATCAGGCCTTGCGCCAGAAAAAGAATATTCTCTTCGAGGGGGCGCAGGGGACTTTCCTGGACATTGACCATGGGACTTATCCTTATGTGACTTCCTCCAATACGACGGCGGGGGGAGCCTGCACCGGGTCGGGGGTGCCGCCCAACCGGATGGATCGGGTGGTGGGGGTTATGAAAGCCTATACCACACGGGTGGGGGAAGGGCCGTTGCCCACGGAGAATGCGGAGATTGCCGACATGCTCCACGCCATGGGACGTGAATTTGGGGCCACCACCGGACGGCCCCGGCGATGCGGTTGGTTTGATGCCGTGGCCGTGCGGCATGCGGTGATGGTTAATGGCATTGATGAGCTGGCGGTGACCAATATTGACGGGTTGGACACATTGGAAACCCTCAAGGTTTGCGTGGCCTATCGCGCCGCTGGACGGCAATATGATTATGTGCCCAGCGACGCGGCGCTCCTGGCCCAATGCGAGCCGGTGTATGTGGAGCTGCCGGGCTGGCGGCAGCCCACTTCCGCCGTGAAGCGTTGGAAGGATTTGCCTGCCAAAACGCGGGCTTATCTCAAAGCCCTGAGCGATTTGACTGGCGCGCCCATTGGCATAGCCTCGGTTGGCCCGGGGCGGGAGCAAACTATTTTCGTTAAATAACGGGCGCATCAGCCCCTCTAAAGATGAGCTCACATTCGGCATCGGCACCCGCCTTAAGCGCCCAGGCGAAGGCCAACCTGCCGGTGCATGTGGCCATCATCATGGATGGGAATGGCCGCTGGGCCAAGGAACGCGGGCTGCCGCGGGTGGAGGGACACCGGCATGGAGTGGAGTCCGTGCGCGCCGTGGTGCGCGCGTGTGGCGAGCTGGGCATCAAATACCTCACCTTGTACGCCTTTTCCGTGGAAAACTGGAATCGGCCCAAGGACGAGGTGGATACCTTGATGAAATACCTGGCCCGCTTTCTCAAGACGGAACTTGGCGAGTTGCATCGCAACAACGTGCGGCTGGAAGTAATTGGGCAGGTCTATCGGCTGCCGGAGTTTGTGCAGGAGCAATTGAAGAAAACCCAGGCGGCCCTGGCCAAGAATAATGGTTTGACGCTGATTCTGGCATTAAGTTACGGAGGGCGGACGGAAATTGTGGAGGCGATACGGACGATTGCCGCCAAGGTCAAGGCTGGCCAGCTTGAACCGGAAGAGATCAATGAGCAGGTGGTGGCGCAGCATTTGTACACCCGGCATTATCCGGACCCCGATTTGCTGATTCGCACCAGCGGGGAGATGCGCGTCAGTAATTTCCTCTTGTGGCAAATTTCCTACACGGAATTTGTGGTCACGCCCACCTTGTGGCCGGATTTCCGCAAGCCACAGCTCTACGCGGCCCTGGAGGAGTACACCCGGCGGCACCGGCGGTTTGGCGGGGTTTGATGCCCGGCCCCGGTGGTGGGACTAACCGGCTCGACAATTTGCCCAAGCAATGCCAATTTAAGCGTGTGGTGGATGCAAAGTACAATGATTTGCGGGAACGCTTGAAGTCCTATGGCTCCTGCCTGGTGGCGTATAGTGGCGGGGTGGATTCGGTGTTTCTGGCATGGGTGGCCCACGATGTCTTGGGGGAGCGCGCACTGGCGGTGATTGCGGATTCTCCGAGCCTCCCCCGGCGTGAGCTGGCCGAGGCCTTGGAGCTGGCGCGCCAGCATGGTTTCCCAGTGCGGGTGGTGAAGACGGGGGAGTTTGAGAATCCCCAGTATTTGTCCAATCCCAGCAACCGCTGTTATTTCTGCAAATTTGAGTTGTTCACCGAGTTGGCGCCACTGGCGCGGAAGGAGGGGTTTGCGGTTATTGTGTATGGCGAGAACGCCAGCGACATCGGCGATCATCGCCCCGGGGCGCAGGCGGCGAGTGAATTTCAAGTGCGTGCACCCTTGAAGGAAGCGGGGTTGACCAAGGCGGAAATCCGGGAGCTGTCCGCGCGTCTGGGGCTGCCCACGGCGGACAAACCGCAGATGGCCTGTCTGAGCTCGCGCATTCCCTACGGCGAGGCGGTGACCGTGGAAAAACTGCGGATGATTGAGGAGGCCGAGTATTTATTGCGGGATGCCGGTTTTTATGATGTGCGCGTGCGCCATCACGAATTGAAGGGGGCGGAGGGTGGCGTGCGGCATTTGGCGCGCATTGAAGTGGGAAGCGCGGAGCTGCCCAAATTTTTGGGCAACGGCCTGAGCGCCAAAATCGCCGCGGGATTGCGGGCCCTCGGGTATGCGCATGTCACCGTGGATTTGGAAGGCTACCGGCGGGGCAGCGTGAATGAGACGCCGGTGGTATGGCAACGGCCGGCCTCATGAATGTCGTTCTGGTGGAGCCGGAAATTCCCCCCAACACCGGCAATGTCGCGCGACTGTGCGCGGCTACGGGCGCCGTATTGCACCTCATTGAACCCTTTGGATTTCATTTGGATGACCGCCAACTCAGGCGGGCGGGCATGGATTACTGGCAGCATGTCGTTTGGCGCCGTTGGCCGAATTGGGCCCATTTTGAGGCGGCACTGCCCCCGGAAGCCCGCCTTTGGTTCATCGAAAGCCGGGGGGAGCGACACTACGCGGAGGTGGCCTTCTTACCGGACGATTATTTGGTTTTTGGACGGGAGACCACCGGCTTGCCGGCCTCTCTGCTGGCCAGGCACCCGGAGCGCTGGTTGCGCATCCCGATGTTTAATTCCCAAGCCCGCTCGCTTAATCTGTCCAATTGTGTGGCCCTGGTGCTTTACGAAGCCTTGAGGCAACTGGGCTTCCAAGGCGAGGTGCGTTAAGATGGTCAGGGCAGGAGGCTTTCTCCTTCACGCACCGCCCCAATAATTTCCTCAGCACGGGTGGCTTTGAGCAGAGCCTCGCGCGCCGATGCCTGCCGCAGCACGCGGCTTAGACGGGCCAGCAGGTAAAGGTGTTGTCCGGCGTTGGACGCCAGCATAAGAAAAAATATCTGCACCGGACGGTGGTCTATGGCATGGAAATGAATGCCGGTGGCGTGCCGTCCAAACACTAGCAGGGGGCGGGTGGCCAGCTCGGCCGGGACAGTGCGGGAATGGGGCAGGGCAACCCCGTCGCCAATGCCGGTGCTGTAAAGCAACTCGCGCTCCCGCAAGGCTTGAAACAAGCCTTCAGTTAAATGCGGTTTTTCCAGGACTCGCGTCGCGGTTTCCGCCAGCTCCCGCAATACCGTTTCCCGGTCTTGGGCGCGCAAATTTAACAGGATGGTGGCGGGAGACAGGAGTTCCGCCAGACGCACCGCCTGGGGCGATGAACTTGTCATATCGGCTTTATTATAGGGAAATCCGGGCAGGGCGCAAAGCCCGAATATGCCAGTCCAGTTTGAGGGGCGAATCTCACTTTATGGCGGCACAAAGGAAGTGAATCAAGTTATGCGCCAGGAGGGAGCTTGTCAAAAATTCTCAAATTGTTAAAATGAAGGCGAAAATAGTACCACTCATGAATTGTGATTCAGCCAACGGTATTTTTCCCTCTACGCAGTGGTCTCTTCTTCAAGTCGTACAGCAGGGGGATGAAGCGGCAGCCCAAGAAGCGTTGGAGCATATATTAAACATCTATTATCCGGTTTTGCTGCAGTATCTTCAGGGGAGATTGCGGGTGGATAAGAACCAGGCGGAGGAATGGCTGCACAGTTTTGTATGGAAAAAGGCTTTGCTGCGAGGGTTGATGCAAAAGGCCAGGCCAGCCAGGGGAAGATTTCGCGGGTTGTTGGTCAGATCCCTGCACAATTTTATCAAAGATGAACTTAAAAAGCCAAGAGCGCAGGAAGTATCGCTTGATCTCATTCAGGAGGAGAACCATGCATTAGAGGTTTTTTGCGGGGGGGATGGTGCCTTGGATCGCGCTTGGGGTTGCCGCGTCTTGGAAAATGCCATTGGGCGAATGCGTCTGGCATGCCAGGAAAACGGGCGCCATCGGGTATGGGAGGTGTTTGAGCGGCGGTTGTTGCAACCGATTTTGGAGGGGGAGACCCCCGTGCCTTACCAAGACTTATGCCTCCAGCTTGGCTTCAATGACCCGGTCGAGGCGGGCAATGCACTGGTCACGGCCAAGCGGATGTTTGCGCGCATGTTACGCGAGGTGATTCGTGAGTATGCCAGCAGCGAAGAGGAGGTCGAAACGGAGATTCAGGAACTTATGGCGGCGCTTCGGAAACGGGGCTAGAGGCTGGGAAAAGGTTGACTCAAGGCTGGCAAAGTTGCTGGGGGAAAGCAGGATACAGTAAAAATCATCGTAATACCACAAGGAGAGGCTCATGGTAAGTGATCTTATCAATTTGCAGGGTGCACTGCCGGAACGGCTGGTGGAACTGATGAGTTTGGGGACTGCTGTCCACCAACCGTGGAGTGAGGAGGAGTTGGCGGCCATTTTGCAATATCAATTGGCAAGGCCGCTGGAACAAGATTTAGGGCCATTGCCTGCCGCTTTGCGCAAGGAATTGGGGAAAGTAGAACCTGGCCTGGCCCCCGTAAACGATACTTTTGGCTTTTGGCTGCATCATGCACATCCGCCGGTGGAATTATTGCGGTTGATTAAGCAATATGCCAAGTCTTGCCATAAAAATCCCTTGTCTGGCATTCCGCCCAAGGTGGCCTTGGCTTTGTACTACCTGAGTTTGGCAGCAGCCTTGGTGCGGTGCAAGACGCGGATTACCTCGTTGAGCAATGAGGAGCTGAAGGTGGGGTTTGACCAATTGGCCAATGCCCGCTGGGTGGATGAGCTCAGCCGGGCGGTTTTTGAGCAAGCCTGGCTATACTTGACAGGCAAGGGGGGTGTCGGCCAGAATCCGACAGCGTGGCCCGAGAGTTACCGTCCATAACCCCGGCGCTTCAGTCCTCGCTGCCGGCAGGCATACCCATTTCCCACCTGGCAAACACTCTCACGCTGCTCTCCCAATTGGAGGGGCTGGAGCAGGCCCAATCAGAGTCCATTGGCCATTTTGGGCCTTTTCAAGTTTTGCGCGCTTTGGGGGAAGGAGGCATGGGTGTGGTGGTGTTGGCCCGAGACACACGTAATGACGCGGTGGTGGCCGTTAAGGTCTTGAAGCCAAGTCTCCTGCAGTACCCCCTTGCGGTGCAGCGGTTTCTGAGCGAGGCAAACCACATGAGCCGGTTGAAGCATCCGCACATCCTGCCGGTGTTGGACAGTGGGCGGACGGCGTTGGGTCCGTACTATTCCATGCCGTTCTGTGAAAAGGGGGGGGCTGGCCGGCGAGTTGGCGGGCGGGAAACCGGCAACGGTTAAGCGTATTTTGGAAGTGCTGATTCCTGTGGCCGAAGCGCTGACGTACGCACATGCCCGCGGGTTGATCCATCGGGACTTAAAACCCGACAACATTTTGCTGGCAGAGCAGGGGAAGGTGTATTTATCGGATTTTGGTCTGGCGAGGACGTTGTTCAATGAACGCACGCTGGACGTGGAGGGCAGCCATTGTGAAGGCACGGCCCCCTATCTATCCCCGGCAGTGGCCCATGGGCAGGCCGAAGATACCCGTTGCGATATTTACTCGCTGGGGGCCATTCTTTACCAAATGCTCACCGGCCGTCTGCCGTATAGCGGGCGGACAACCGAAGAGGTCATTGCCCAAATCAAGGCCGGCCCGCCGCGTCCCATTCTTGAACTGAATCCCAAGGCGCCTGCCGAGCTGGTGTTGGTGTGTGAAACGGCAATGGCACGGGATCAGCGCGATCGTTATGCCAACATGGCGGATTTCCTGGAGGATTTGCGGCGCATTCAGCGCGGTCAGTTGCCGGTGGGCGCGCATGCGGGCACGGCGTGGGTCAATCGTGCACGGGTGAGTTGGCGGCGGCATTGGCCCAAAATCGTGACGGGCGCATGTTTGAGTCTGGCAGCTTTGGGCCTCTGGCATACGGGCTGGTTGCGTTCCCCCGTATTAAAACCGATCCAAGTCATCCAGCTTGGGGAAGGATTCGATCATTATTCTTCAGTGATGGGGAATTGGGACCTGGATAAAGTGACGGATTTTCTGGTGCTAAATCGGCAGGACAACTCTATTCAGGTCGTGGATGCTACAAATAACCGGGTGCAGTTGATTCCTTGCCCAAAGCTGCTGGGTTCGGAGGAACGGGGTGACATTGGTTACTTAACCATGACAAGTTTTTCCACCGATAAAGCCGATGATTTGATTATTACCTATAGCCAGAAAACTCAGGCCCGGGCCAAAGTCATCAACCCCAATTTGCTCACGGTGGCCGAGTTTACGTACGAGGGTGAATTCGTACCTGCCAACCGGGAACGAGCGGCTTCAGCCACGGTTTTTATTTCGGGAATGGCCGTGGATTTGGATAACGACCAAAAAAAGGAATTTCTATTTCATTATGGGACACCTTATGGGCAAAGACGTCCACGCGGGCTGGTTTTGATGGATATGGATGACACGAAAGGGGTGATGCGCTGGGATTTCCCCACTGCCCCATACATCCGAAAGTTCCTGGTTCAGGATTTGGAGGGAGACGGTAAGCAAGAAATTATTTTTGGGACTCATGCCACCTGTAATGGCAAACAATTGGAGGACGGGACCGATGATTTTCATTCGCATCTGGCCGTGCTGAATGCTAATGGGGAATTGCGCTGGCGCCGGACCGTTGGGAAGGAGTACACGGCTGTTGTACCGTTAATGTGGGAGGCTGGCTCGTCGGCACCGGGACGAATATATGCCTGGCTGTCGGCATCCTATTTAGCCCGTCACAGTTTGCCGCCTGAGGAGCGTGGCCCGGGAATTGCCAGCCGGATTTTCTACGTGGAGGCCAATGGAGAGGGACTGCGTGAATACCTGCCGCCTTTTGAACTGGTGGATGTGCATCCTGCCGATGTCACGGGGGATGGGCGCCGGGAACTCGTTATGACGGATACCAATGGGTGGGTGCGCGTGTTGAGTCAGGATTTGCAGGTTATCCGGCAAACTCGATTGGCGCAGCCACGCCAAATGTTGGCGTACGCGCATGTCCTGGGTAATGTGCGGCTGCCTCAATTGGACGGCGGGCCGTATGTGGCAGTGTTGTGGAAGGACCTGCATTCAAATTCAGTGGGCGTAGTTGGCAAAACGCATCGAGAATTCAGCAATGATAATATCATGCATGAGGTGACGGCAATGGTGTTGGACCGACGGCTCCAGCCGGTTTTCCGTGCGGTGCTTCATCCCACTCTCAAGGAACGTCTCAGCAATATCCGGGGCGAAGTCAAGGATGTGGACGGCGACGGTGCCGAGGAAATCGTTGTATTTTCCGAACGCATCACCATTTGCAAAGTGGTCAAGGAGTGAGGCGGGGTTCCAAATTCAAACCGTGGGTGGGCAAGGTTATGAAGGGCTGCACGCCCTCATTTTTGGGCTTTGGGCCGCAGGCCATAAAGGGCCGCCAACGCGAGGAACAGGCCGGTCAACAAGGTGACGCCACCCGTGGCCGTTTGGGGGTCGGCGGCCTTGGCCTTGAGCGCAACTTTCAGTGTGGCCCATTCATCCACCACCAAAGCGCCGGTGAATTGATAAGGCCGGCCTTGCAAGGGCAGGGCGGCGCGAATGCTTTCCGGCTTGGTCACACCGGCGATTTGCTGCCGCAGCATGCGTTCAGCCAGGCGTTGGAGGGCGGCGTTTTCATCGGGGGTGTTTCGCTCCAGGACTTGTTGCGCCTGCTGTTGCGTGTATTGCGGAGCCTGGCCGGGTTCGACGCGGCCCAGGACGTTGCGGGCGCGCCCCTCTTTGCGTTCGGCGATGTCGAGGGCGTTTTGGCGGCGCTCGTTCAAGCCCAGCAAGGTTTGCTGGAGGCGCACATTATTCCATTGCACGCGCGCATCTTCATTGAAGGCGGCATCCTGGGGGGAGATGTTCCAAGCTGCTTGGAAGGCGCGCTGGGCTTGTTGGGGCGCGCCCTGTTGCAGCATGGTGTTGGCCATGGAGAAGAGCTGCTCGGCGGTTTTGACTTTTTCTTCGCGGCGGGCCATTTCTGATTTGAGGTAATCATCCACATTGATGCCGGTGGGCCAGAGGGGCGTGCCGACGCTGCGCATTTGGAGGGCGCTTTGCCAGTTCTGGATGTCCCAGTTGGCGGGGGTGTAGATATTCCAGGTCACATTTTCCAAGGGCAGGTCGAAGGAGGGCGCGAGCATTTCACGACGGGCCAGGTTGCCGTCCTCGCCCGTACCAGCCGTGTAGAAGAATTCCAACGTGGTGGGCTGGTTAGGCTCGCTGTGTTTCTCCAACAGAAAAAGGATTTGGCCGCCTTCGCGCCAGGGCCAGACGCTCTGGCCGTTGATGAAGGCGTACCAGAAGCGGCTGCCAGCGGGAAGTTTCATACGCAGCAGGCGTTTGTCACCGGGGCGAAGCACCAGGCGGCCTTCGGTCAACATCTGGCCGGAGGGGGCAATTACGGAAGTGAGCGTCAGGCTTTCCACCTGAGCGGGGAGGACGTTGGCCACCTCATGACGGGAGAGGGTGATGGGCAGTTCAAAGCCGCTGTCCATGACCACGAAGCAGTCCTTGCTTTCGGTCATGCCGGCGCTGCGGCGGAGAGTCGGAGGAAGCGCCTGCCACTCCACCGGTTGAAGACCGGCGGGCTGGGCAGGGAGACGGATTTGCAGGCGGCCGCTGCCCTGCACGGCCAGGTAGCCGCGCTGTAGGTTGGCAGAAGGTGTTCTGACCCCGGCAAGGCGCATTCCGGCCGTTTGATTGGTGAGGGGCATTTGGTAGCTGAGGCGCAGGGTGTAATTGCCGATGACGCGGCGTTGCAGTTTGACTTCCCACGTCTGCCAGCGGGCCTCGCCGGGGGCGGGCAGCCGCATGGCATCCGAGAACAGGTCGCCTTCAAAGCGGACATTATCGGCTGGATGGGGCACCAGGATTTGGAGATTTTTCACTCCGGCATTGTCTATGCGATATTCGAGGGCGGCGATGACCTGGGCCTGGCCTTCACGCAGGGTACAGTGTTGCAGCACGGCGGCCTCCACCCAAGGCTCAACAGCCTCTACATCGAACACCAGGCGCCATTGATTTTGCAGGAGCGCAAAGGCCAAACCACCCTTTTGGGTCAGGCCGGCGCGGCGCGGGTCCACGGGGTTGACGCCGTCGCGCTCGCGGGCGTGCAGGCGCAGCCCTTGTTCCGGGATGACCAGCAACTGTCCCGTCTGGCGGGTGGCCTCTCGCACCCAAACGCGCGGTGCGGTCCATTCTTTGCGGCGGGCCAGGCCCGGACCGCCGAGCGTGAGGTTGAAATTGTGGCGGCCTTCCGTCTTGCCGCGCAGGTGAAGGGTGATGATGCGTTCACCGGCCGCCCGCAGCTCCGTCCAATGACTTAAGATGGGGCTGGTGACATTTTCCAAATCAAAATCCGCCGGCAGGGTGAAGCTTAGCCGGAAAATACCGGCGCGGGTGATGTCCACCGTCCATTGCAGGGCGAGCACGGCGCGGTCTTCGCCCAGGGAATGGGTTTCTTGCGTGGCCACCCGGATGTCCGGCTGAACGGGGGCTGCGGCAAGAGTA
This is a stretch of genomic DNA from Fontisphaera persica. It encodes these proteins:
- a CDS encoding glycosyl hydrolase, whose product is MKRSIGLAMVVVGLLPVALTAQPLLLHNDIQTHAALTNRTVTLTGRAELRITGSGDPLPGCTIHLNSPDAWLRLTAIEPSQVASRFLSRVLVHGSNAVLNSNVRVVQYQQGAVVIPHAPDYAALEVFENRYFAGQSSRLKSFVQYSDANMELGTNVASFKLKRGYQVTLATQRNGTGTSRNFVAQDGDLEISRLPAALEKNIRFIRVFPWRWTSKKGIAGNIEQNLDVDWLYNWNLDRNSTLDWEYVPIRQSRYWPGLDQDWRERGATHLLGYNEPDRPDQANMSVGDALASWADLLGTGLRVGSPAVSDGGRSGWLYPFMQQADAAGLRVDFVAVHYYWCYNPADPNGAASQMYNFLLEVYNNTRRPIWVTEWNNGANWTGCGDPTYAQQAAAIAAMVDMLNNAPFVERYAPFNWVEDVRRLAWDDGWPTQAGEVYRDRAAPLAYRQQRPDSGIGRTTRFRFDGSFMDDGGNGQDAMPVGTPRFAPGRFGQAVMLDGVDDYLQLPANVGNSTDFTFAAWVYWYGGGRWQRIFDLGDLLNLKYLYLSPDVGGSMRFTITDNGWNSEQRLNAPVLATGVWTHVAVTLGGTTGKLFINGRLVASNSSMTINPDSLGVQYNYLGHSRFAADPNFYGLMDDVRFLTSALSDATVAALAASLPPNFNITQLAVPDAFAFCAYTNSIAASAFGGVGARTFSKMDGPAWLNVAADGTLSGVPTAADVGWNRFVVRVTDEAGGAHMAELALTVTNLSGLPATTTARINGSAQDAEEAANGAVNLTSTDLELVEDGGPQIVGLRFELQVPQGAIITDARLQFTADESQSGPTLLYIATEAADSAAGFTNITGNLSARVRNELTVPWAPGPWSAGDAGVAQQTPNLAGLVQAVVSRPGWQPGNGIVFLIIGSGHRTADAYDKSGGSPAVLTVSFLTPTPLYSVTATISHGTNDAEQAVSGTVNLTSTDLELVNDSATSAGDQLVGLRFDNLAIPPGALITSAYLQFTADETNDSPTVLTIRAEAADSAAGFLVLTNNLGARPVTQASVAWTPAPWTVLNERGLRQRTPDLAPLLQEVVARPGWTNGGAVVMLVSGTGRRTADAADKSGGQPATLTVFYRQEVPLGTYERWAAGRVEVNTPTEDGDRDGYANLMEYALGLNPTVPEAGALSVGGDAATWHLIYLRPALVNDLSYTVEWADSLDGMWSSAGVVQEIIADDGVFRRVRATVPKGEGSQRFVRLKVTKP
- a CDS encoding adenylosuccinate synthase; amino-acid sequence: MATTILVGAQWGDEGKGKIIDVLTESADLVVRTQGGNNAGHTVILKGVKYVLHLVPSGILHQGKVCVVGNGVVVDPISLCEEIDGLEKLGIKVTPQNLALSETAHVVFPYHRELDAQREVLKGRQKIGTTKRGIGPAYGDKAARVGLRLLDLVQPERFAAALKTRIKENNEVLKAFGAKPLSYKKVLADYQAAAERLKPFVTNTVVLLNQALRQKKNILFEGAQGTFLDIDHGTYPYVTSSNTTAGGACTGSGVPPNRMDRVVGVMKAYTTRVGEGPLPTENAEIADMLHAMGREFGATTGRPRRCGWFDAVAVRHAVMVNGIDELAVTNIDGLDTLETLKVCVAYRAAGRQYDYVPSDAALLAQCEPVYVELPGWRQPTSAVKRWKDLPAKTRAYLKALSDLTGAPIGIASVGPGREQTIFVK
- a CDS encoding isoprenyl transferase; this encodes MSSHSASAPALSAQAKANLPVHVAIIMDGNGRWAKERGLPRVEGHRHGVESVRAVVRACGELGIKYLTLYAFSVENWNRPKDEVDTLMKYLARFLKTELGELHRNNVRLEVIGQVYRLPEFVQEQLKKTQAALAKNNGLTLILALSYGGRTEIVEAIRTIAAKVKAGQLEPEEINEQVVAQHLYTRHYPDPDLLIRTSGEMRVSNFLLWQISYTEFVVTPTLWPDFRKPQLYAALEEYTRRHRRFGGV
- the larE gene encoding ATP-dependent sacrificial sulfur transferase LarE, with amino-acid sequence MVDAKYNDLRERLKSYGSCLVAYSGGVDSVFLAWVAHDVLGERALAVIADSPSLPRRELAEALELARQHGFPVRVVKTGEFENPQYLSNPSNRCYFCKFELFTELAPLARKEGFAVIVYGENASDIGDHRPGAQAASEFQVRAPLKEAGLTKAEIRELSARLGLPTADKPQMACLSSRIPYGEAVTVEKLRMIEEAEYLLRDAGFYDVRVRHHELKGAEGGVRHLARIEVGSAELPKFLGNGLSAKIAAGLRALGYAHVTVDLEGYRRGSVNETPVVWQRPAS
- a CDS encoding tRNA (cytidine(34)-2'-O)-methyltransferase, encoding MNVVLVEPEIPPNTGNVARLCAATGAVLHLIEPFGFHLDDRQLRRAGMDYWQHVVWRRWPNWAHFEAALPPEARLWFIESRGERHYAEVAFLPDDYLVFGRETTGLPASLLARHPERWLRIPMFNSQARSLNLSNCVALVLYEALRQLGFQGEVR
- a CDS encoding PTS sugar transporter subunit IIA; its protein translation is MTSSSPQAVRLAELLSPATILLNLRAQDRETVLRELAETATRVLEKPHLTEGLFQALRERELLYSTGIGDGVALPHSRTVPAELATRPLLVFGRHATGIHFHAIDHRPVQIFFLMLASNAGQHLYLLARLSRVLRQASAREALLKATRAEEIIGAVREGESLLP
- a CDS encoding protein kinase domain-containing protein, whose protein sequence is MARELPSITPALQSSLPAGIPISHLANTLTLLSQLEGLEQAQSESIGHFGPFQVLRALGEGGMGVVVLARDTRNDAVVAVKVLKPSLLQYPLAVQRFLSEANHMSRLKHPHILPVLDSGRTALGPYYSMPFCEKGGAGRRVGGRETGNG